A DNA window from Taeniopygia guttata chromosome 8, bTaeGut7.mat, whole genome shotgun sequence contains the following coding sequences:
- the GPR52 gene encoding G-protein coupled receptor 52: protein MNQSRWIEWRTLNMSSSVMNISEHLSCPLGFGHYNAVDICILETVVIVLLTFLIIAGNLTVIFVFHCAPLLHHYTTSYFIQTMAYADLFVGVSCLVPTLSLLHYSTGVHESLTCQVFGYIISVLKSVSMACLACISVDRYLAITKPLSYNQLVTPCRLRICISLIWIYSCLIFLPSFFGWGKPGYHGDIFEWCATSWLTNAYFTGFIVCLLYAPAAFVICFTYFHIFKICRQHTKEISDRRARFPNHEGDAAGEAGHSPDRRYAMVLFRITSVFYVLWLPYIIYFLLESSRVLENPALSFLTTWLAISNSFCNCVIYSLSNSVFRLGLRRLSETICSSCVCSKDRDVRDPKPRKRANSCSI, encoded by the coding sequence ATGAACCAGTCCCGATGGATTGAATGGAGGACTCTGAATATGAGCAGTAGTGTTATGAACATATCTGAGCACCTCTCCTGCCCTCTCGGATTTGGTCACTACAATGCAGTTGACATCTGTATCCTTGAGACAGTCGTTATTGTCTTGctaacatttttaattattgcGGGTAACTTAACTGTGATATTTGTTTTCCACTGTGCTCCACTCCTGCATCATTACACCACCAGCTATTTTATTCAGACCATGGCCTATGCTGATCTTTTTGTTGGAGTCAGCTGCTTGGTTCCTACTTTGTCACTGCTTCACTACTCAACAGGTGTCCACGAGTCCTTGACTTGTCAAGTTTTTGGATACATCATCTCTGTGCTCAAAAGCGTATCTATGGCATGTCTTGCTTGCATCAGTGTGGATCGCTATCTCGCTATAACAAAGCCTCTCTCCTATAACCAACTGGTCACACCTTGTCGCTTGAGAATCTGCATCAGTCTGATCTGGATATACTCTTGCCTGAtctttttgccttcttttttcgGTTGGGGAAAACCTGGTTACCATGGAGATATTTTTGAATGGTGTGCTACCTCCTGGCTAACTAATGCCTACTTTACTGGCTTTATTGTGTGCTTACTATACGCTCCTGCTGCCTTTGTCATATGTTTCACCTATTTCCACATCTTTAAAATTTGCCGGCAGCACACCAAAGAGATCAGTGATCGGAGAGCTCGATTTCCCAACCACGAaggggatgctgctggggaggctgggcacagccccgacCGCCGTTATGCCATGGTTTTGTTCCGGATAACCAGCGTGTTCTACGTGCTCTGGCTCCCTTATATCATATACTTTCTGCTGGAAAGCTCTAGGGTGTTGGAAAACCCAGCACTCTCCTTCCTAACGACGTGGCTTGCTATAAGCAATAGTTTCTGCAACTGTGTGATATATAGCCTCTCCAACAGCGTTTTCAGGCTGGGACTACGGAGGCTGTCAGAGACAATATGTTCATCTTGTGTGTGTTCAAAAGACAGGGATGTACGGGACCCTAAGCCAAGGAAACGGGCTAATTCCTGCTCCATTTAA